From one Planococcus citri chromosome 3, ihPlaCitr1.1, whole genome shotgun sequence genomic stretch:
- the LOC135839406 gene encoding dual specificity protein phosphatase 22 — MGNGMNKIMPGLYVGNYRDSKDSAQLEKFKITHILSIHDAAKRVYPDKHYLCVLASDTPSQNLSQYFPLCNDFIHAARLRDGNVLIHCLAGMSRSVTVTVAYIMSVTTLNWKEALKVVRVGRAVANPNSGFQKQLQDFENSRLLEERKRLKERFPSVALIELDEHHCQSMLKSYQKLIISKHICEGNCSKGETCPTGICNLQTNKKLVRKSSMTARTSSMNAPSTSKGRLDPFKRPSSGPAILMSSSSLPPSRVNSVQSLPDLGDNEKPHFMSAPSTPQRCSNRRSAFSIRNIAPIVDLDEIMPFEDRLNE; from the exons ATGGGAAATGGCATGAACAAG ATAATGCCTGGACTATATGTTGGTAATTATAGAGATTCTAAGGATTCtgctcaactggaaaaatttaaaatcacgcATATACTGTCCATTCATGACGCAGCTAAAAGAGTTTACCCA GACAAACATTACCTTTGTGTGCTTGCTTCCGATACTCCAAGTCAAAATTTAAGTCAATATTTTCCCCTATGTAACGATTTCATTCATGCTGCCCGCTTAAGAGATGGCAACGTACTAATTCACTG TTTAGCTGGAATGTCTCGTAGTGTAACCGTAACAGTAGCTTATATAATGAGTGTAACTACATTGAATTGGAAAGAAGCTTTGAAAGTTGTAAGAGTTGGAAGAGCAGTAGCGAATCCCAATTCAGGTTTTCAGAAACAGttgcaagattttgaaaattctcgattgCTAGAG GAGCgtaaaagactgaaagaacgaTTTCCTAGCGTAGCTTTGATAGAACTAGACGAGCATCACTGTCAGTCAATGTTGAAAtcataccaaaaattgatcatttccaAACATATTTGCGAAGGAAATTGTTCTAAAGGAGAAACATGTCCAACTGGAATATGCAACTTGCAAACCAACAA gaaatTGGTAAGAAAAAGTTCCATGACTGCGAGAACTTCTTCAATGAATGCTCCGTCAACATCTAAAGGCCGATTAGATCCATTCAAAAGGCCTTCAAGTGGTCCAGCAATTCTCATGAGTTCATCAAGTCTACCTCCATCTCGCGTAAATTCAGTACAAAGTCTACCAGATTTGGGTGATAatgaaaaaccacattttatgTCTGCCCCATCCACACCACAACGATGTTCAAATCGTAGAAGTGCGTTTAGTATACGTAATATTGCTCCAATAGTTGATTTAGATGAAATAATGCCATTTGAAGATAGATTAAATGAGTAA